One genomic segment of Suncus etruscus isolate mSunEtr1 chromosome 15, mSunEtr1.pri.cur, whole genome shotgun sequence includes these proteins:
- the XBP1 gene encoding LOW QUALITY PROTEIN: X-box-binding protein 1 (The sequence of the model RefSeq protein was modified relative to this genomic sequence to represent the inferred CDS: deleted 2 bases in 1 codon), with protein sequence MVVVAAAQSPAAGVPKVLLLSGKPAAATATAVPAGGTLPLPLMVPGPQEASEGPPQARKRQRLTHLSPEEKALRRKLKNRVAAQTARDRKKARMSELEQQVVDLEEENQKLLLENQLLREKTHGLVIENQELRQRLGMDALISEEKAEPKGNGVRPVAGSAERSTQTTCTSAAGAGPVVTPPEPLPVDSDSVDSSDSESDILLGILFNLDPVMFFKCPSPESTSLEELPEVCPEGPSSLPASPSPPLGASSAKLEAINELIRFDHVYTKPLVLEIPSETESQADVVVKIEKATFSPAEKDHPEFTVSVKEELVEDDFIPELGISDLLSSSHSQKPSSCLSDACSDCRYESTPSPFSDMSSLLDVDHSWEDTFANELFPQLISV encoded by the exons ATGGTGGTGGTGGCCGCCGCGCAGAGTCCGGCCGCCGGCGTTCCGAAAGTGCTGCTCCTGTCCGGCAAGCCCGCCGCCGCCACTGCTACCGCCGTCCCGGCCGGGGGGACGCTGCCGCTGCCGCTCATGGTGCCGGGCCCGCAGGAGGCGAGCGAGGGGCCGCCCCAGGCTCGCAAGCGGCAGCGCCTCACGCACCTGAGCCCCGAGGAGAAGGCGCTGCGCAG gaaattgaagaacCGAGTGGCCGCGCAGACCGCCAGAGACCGAAAGAAAGCTCGGATGAGCGAGCTGGAACAACAGGTGGTCGACTTGGAAGAAGAg aaccagAAACTATTGTTAGAAAATCAGCTTTTACGAGAGAAAACTCATGGTCTTGTGATTGAGAATCAGGAGTTAAGGCAGCGCTTAGGGATGGATGCCCTGATTTCTGAAGAGAAGGCAGAGCCCAAG GGGAATGGAGTGAGGCCAGTGGCCGGGTCTGCTGAG CGCAGCACTCAGACTACGTGCACCTCTGCAGCAGGTGCAGGCCCAGTTGTCACCCCTCCAGAACCTCTCCCCGTGGATTCTGACAGTGTTGACTCTTCAGACTCTGAG TCTGACATACTGTTGGGCATTCTGTTCAACTTGGACCCAGTCATGTTCTTCAAATGCCCTTCCCCAGAGTCAACTAGCCTGGAGGAGCTCCCAGAGGTCTGCCCAGAAGGACCCAGCTCCTTACCAGCCTCCCCTTCTCCACCACTGGGGGCGTCATCAGCGAAGCTGGAAGCCATTAATGAACTGATACGTTTTGATCATGTATATACCAAGCCCCTTGTCTTAGAGATACCCTCTGAGACAGAGAGCCAAGCTGATGTGGTAGTCAAAATTGAGAAAGCAACTTTCAGTCCTGCAGAGAAAGATCACCCTGAATTCACTGTCTCAGTGAAGGAAGAACTTGTAGAAGATGATTTCATCCCAGAGCTGGGCATCTCAGATCTACTTTCATCCAGCCACTCCCAGAAGCCATCGTCCTGTCTATCAGATGCGTGTAGTGACTGTAGATATGAGAGCACCCCATCCCCCTTCAGTGACATGTCCTCTCTGCTTGATGTAGACCACTCTTGGGAGGACACTTTTGCCAATGAACTTTTCCCCCAACTAATTAGTGTCTAA